From Oenococcus sicerae, the proteins below share one genomic window:
- the thrS gene encoding threonine--tRNA ligase translates to MADLKITMPDGKEKEISEATTPLQIASAISPSLAKKSVVAKVDDHYIGMNEVIRFSGKFKLVTKDEDEALDVLRHSTAHLLAQALRHLHPQIHLGVGPSIANGFYYDTDDLAEADKQVAADEFPAIIAEMKQLVKQNIPINNRPVSRQEALKIFAADPYKTALINDLPENEEITIAEQGDYTDLDRGGLVPSTGWIKHFALTSVAGAYWRGKSDNQMMQRIYGLSEWDASRLEEQKKALEERKERDHRTIGKQMELFFTSQEIGAGLPVWLPNGAAIRRTIEDYLVEKERQNGYMNVYTPVVSNLDLYKRSGHWDHYRDDMFPAMTADDGEQLELRPMNCPSHIAIFEHEPRSYRDLPYRIAEFGQMHRWEKSGALTGLSRVREMTLNDGHTVVSPEQVEPEFKDILRLIREVYADFGFTDNDYRFRLSYRDPNNTQKYFDDDAMWKHAQDALKRAMDDMGLDYFEAEGEAAFYGPKLDIQFKTALGNEETMSTIQLDFLLPERFDMKYTGEDNQDHRPVLIHRGVVGTMERFVAFLIEKYKGQFPTWLAPVQAVVIPVNNGAHGDYAKSIYSKLMKDGRRIKLDNRDEKLGYLIRDAQVNLKTPYILVVGDQEVKDHTVTVRFRGSDYTKEMSVDAFVEMINDDVANYSKGSDKVKEMLNK, encoded by the coding sequence ATGGCAGATTTAAAGATAACAATGCCGGATGGCAAGGAAAAAGAAATTAGTGAAGCAACGACGCCTTTGCAGATAGCATCTGCAATCAGCCCATCGCTAGCAAAAAAGTCAGTTGTGGCCAAAGTTGATGACCATTACATCGGCATGAATGAAGTGATTCGTTTTAGCGGAAAATTCAAATTAGTGACCAAAGATGAAGATGAAGCTTTGGATGTTTTGCGCCATTCAACAGCTCATTTGCTTGCTCAAGCATTGCGCCACTTGCATCCACAGATTCATTTAGGTGTCGGCCCTTCGATTGCTAATGGCTTTTATTATGATACGGATGATTTGGCCGAAGCCGACAAGCAAGTCGCAGCTGATGAATTTCCTGCAATTATTGCCGAAATGAAGCAGCTGGTCAAACAGAATATTCCGATCAATAACCGACCGGTTTCGCGTCAGGAAGCTTTGAAGATTTTCGCAGCTGATCCATATAAGACTGCTTTGATCAATGATTTGCCGGAGAATGAAGAAATCACAATTGCTGAACAAGGTGACTATACTGATTTGGACCGCGGCGGTTTGGTCCCTTCGACGGGTTGGATCAAACATTTTGCGCTAACTTCTGTTGCTGGTGCATATTGGCGCGGCAAGTCCGATAACCAGATGATGCAGCGAATTTATGGCCTGTCAGAATGGGATGCCAGTCGTTTAGAAGAACAAAAAAAAGCGTTAGAAGAGCGTAAAGAACGCGATCATCGAACAATTGGCAAACAGATGGAATTGTTCTTTACGAGCCAGGAAATTGGTGCCGGATTACCTGTTTGGCTGCCAAATGGTGCTGCGATCCGTCGCACGATCGAAGATTATTTGGTTGAAAAAGAGCGTCAAAACGGTTATATGAACGTTTACACGCCGGTCGTTTCTAATTTGGACTTATATAAGCGTTCTGGTCATTGGGACCATTATCGTGATGATATGTTTCCCGCTATGACGGCTGATGATGGTGAACAGCTTGAATTGCGTCCGATGAATTGCCCATCGCATATCGCTATTTTTGAACATGAACCGCGTTCTTACCGTGATTTGCCTTATCGTATTGCTGAATTTGGCCAAATGCATCGTTGGGAAAAATCTGGTGCACTGACGGGCCTTTCTCGTGTACGCGAAATGACATTAAATGACGGTCATACAGTTGTTTCTCCTGAACAGGTCGAGCCTGAATTTAAAGATATTCTGCGCTTGATCCGTGAAGTTTATGCTGATTTTGGTTTTACAGATAATGATTATCGTTTCCGCCTTTCTTACCGCGACCCCAATAATACGCAAAAATATTTCGATGATGATGCCATGTGGAAACACGCTCAGGATGCTTTGAAACGCGCAATGGATGATATGGGACTTGATTATTTCGAAGCTGAAGGCGAAGCTGCTTTTTATGGACCAAAACTAGATATTCAATTTAAAACGGCCCTTGGAAACGAAGAGACCATGTCAACGATCCAACTTGATTTTCTATTACCGGAACGATTTGATATGAAATATACAGGCGAAGATAACCAAGATCACCGTCCAGTACTGATTCACCGAGGAGTTGTCGGGACAATGGAACGTTTTGTGGCTTTCCTGATTGAAAAGTATAAAGGCCAGTTCCCGACTTGGCTGGCACCCGTACAAGCCGTTGTGATCCCAGTCAATAATGGTGCGCATGGCGACTATGCCAAGAGTATTTATAGCAAATTAATGAAAGATGGTCGTCGTATCAAATTAGATAATCGGGACGAGAAGCTTGGTTATTTGATTCGTGATGCTCAAGTCAATTTGAAAACACCGTATATTCTGGTCGTAGGTGATCAGGAAGTGAAAGATCACACGGTTACTGTTCGTTTCCGTGGGAGCGATTATACTAAAGAAATGTCTGTCGATGCATTCGTCGAGATGATCAATGATGATGTTGCGAATTATTCCAAAGGCAGCGACAAAGTGAAGGAGATGTTAAACAAATGA
- a CDS encoding C1 family peptidase — protein sequence MTEISLEQIKEFDQGLKSFPAADVIRRAVSSNGIDKATLDAKAAINSQPVFSVEVKTGKVANQMASGRCWMFAALNTMRHHTADLFNISDKFELSQSYTFFWDKFEKSNYFYNNVVKTADLPLDDRKVAYLMQTPQQDGGQWDMICAIIEKYGLVPQSVFPESFDSSHSSALNRLLNRKLRKDAVELRALAAQKTNQAEIDEKIKELNADNYRFLSLVFGDPADVAHFDFEYRDEDKNYHLEKNLTPKSFFTKFVDQDLEDYVSIINAPTADKPYDKTYTIENLGNVVGGRQVKHLNVKLDEFKKLAIAQLKDGQSVWFGVDMGPQVDRETGLMDLDNYAQEAAFGIDVSLTKAEQLDYADSLMTHAMVLTGVDLDENDQPLRWKVENSWGEKPGKDGYFVMSDAWMSLYSYQVVVNKKYLPEALKTAQVQDPKILDPWDPMGALA from the coding sequence ATGACCGAAATTTCGTTAGAACAAATCAAAGAATTTGATCAAGGCTTAAAAAGTTTTCCTGCGGCCGACGTGATTCGTCGAGCTGTCAGCAGTAATGGTATCGACAAAGCAACTTTAGATGCGAAGGCAGCTATTAATTCCCAGCCGGTTTTTTCCGTTGAAGTGAAAACAGGCAAAGTAGCTAATCAGATGGCTTCTGGACGCTGCTGGATGTTTGCCGCCTTGAACACAATGCGTCATCATACAGCTGATCTTTTCAATATTTCCGACAAATTCGAGTTATCACAAAGCTATACTTTTTTCTGGGATAAATTCGAGAAATCAAATTATTTCTATAATAATGTTGTTAAAACGGCTGATCTGCCTTTGGATGATCGTAAAGTTGCCTATCTGATGCAAACGCCTCAACAAGATGGCGGCCAGTGGGATATGATTTGTGCCATTATTGAAAAATATGGTCTAGTGCCACAATCCGTTTTCCCGGAAAGCTTTGATTCTAGCCATTCTTCAGCTTTAAATCGCTTATTGAATCGTAAACTACGCAAGGATGCCGTTGAGCTGCGTGCATTAGCTGCTCAAAAGACGAATCAAGCTGAAATTGATGAGAAAATCAAGGAATTAAATGCTGATAATTATCGTTTTCTCAGCTTGGTTTTTGGTGATCCCGCTGATGTTGCTCACTTTGATTTTGAATATCGCGATGAGGACAAAAATTATCATTTGGAAAAAAATCTGACGCCAAAATCATTTTTTACCAAGTTTGTCGACCAAGATCTTGAAGACTACGTCTCGATCATTAATGCGCCAACAGCTGATAAACCTTATGACAAAACTTATACGATCGAGAACCTTGGCAACGTTGTTGGTGGTCGTCAAGTTAAGCATTTAAACGTCAAGCTTGACGAATTCAAAAAATTAGCCATCGCGCAATTGAAGGACGGTCAATCGGTTTGGTTTGGTGTTGACATGGGTCCGCAAGTTGATCGCGAGACTGGTTTGATGGACCTTGATAATTATGCCCAAGAAGCGGCCTTTGGTATTGATGTTTCTTTGACCAAAGCAGAGCAGCTGGACTATGCTGATTCGTTGATGACGCATGCAATGGTTTTAACCGGCGTTGATCTTGACGAAAATGATCAGCCTCTACGTTGGAAAGTTGAAAATTCTTGGGGTGAAAAGCCTGGCAAAGACGGCTATTTTGTTATGTCAGATGCTTGGATGAGTCTTTACAGCTACCAAGTTGTTGTCAACAAAAAGTATTTGCCTGAAGCACTGAAAACTGCCCAAGTTCAGGATCCAAAGATATTAGATCCTTGGGATCCGATGGGTGCTTTAGCCTAA